The Streptomyces sp. NBC_00775 genome includes the window TTGTATGAGGATGTGGCGTCGAGCATAGAGCCTGGACAACGTTGTCAGATGCGAGAGAGACTGTCCACCGCATTCTCCGGCCTGCGCCTTCCCCCAGGGGCGCGTCGTCCTGCCTGCCTTTTCGGCCGGAGACCCGGACCCGCAGCGCGGCGGGCCCGGAAACGACACCGCCTTGGGAGATCTGACTCTGATGCACACCGACCTCGTGGCCGCGCTCGACATAGGCGGCACCAAGATCGCCGGAGCGCTGGTGGACGGCCACGGCCGGATCCTTCTGCGCGCGCAGCGCGCGACGCCCGCGCAGGAGGACGGCGACACCGTGATGCGAGCCGTCGAGGACGTGATCGGCGAGCTGACGGGCTCCCCGCTGTGGAGCAGCGCGCGGGCCGTCGGCATCGGCAGCGCGGGCCCGGTGGACGCCTCCGCGGGCACGGTGAGCCCCGTGAATGTGCCGGGCTGGCGCGACTACCCGCTGGTCGAGCGGGTCCGCAAGGCCACGGCGGGGCTGCCCGTCGAGCTGATCGGCGACGGCGTGGCCATCACGGCGGCCGAGCACTGGCAGGGCGCCGCCCGCGGCCACGACAACGCGCTCTGCATGGTCGTGTCGACCGGGGTCGGCGGCGGACTCGTCCTGAACGGACAGCTGCACCCCGGCCCCACCGGCAACGCGGGCCACATCGGGCACATCAGCGTCGAGCTGAACGGCGACCTCTGCCCCTGCGGTTCCCGCGGCTGCGTCGAGCGCATCGCGAGCGGCCCGAACATCGCGCGCCGCGCGCTGGAGGGCGGCTGGCAGCCCGGCCCCGACGGCGACACCTCGGCCGCCGCGGTGGCCGAGGCCGCCCGCGCGGGCGACCCGGTGGCCGTGGCCTCCTTCGAACGGGCCGCGCAGGCGCTCGCGGCGGGCATCGCGGCCGCCGCGACCCTCGTCGAGATCGACATCGCCGTCATCGGCGGGGGCGTGGGCAAGGCGGGGGACATCCTGTTCACGCCGCTGCGCAAGGCGCTCGCCGACTACGCGACGCTCTCCTTCGTGCGGCGGCTGACCGTGGCACCCGCGCTGATGGGCACGGACGCCGGCCTGGTCGGCGCGGCCGCGGCCGCGCTCAGCAGGAACCCGAGCGCGACCGGGGCCGGGGCCGGGGCCGGAGTCTGACGCCATGGGGCGGGTCGGCGGTGCAGGCCTCGGCCGACGGATCGGCCGAGGCCTGAACGTGTCAGCCACGGTCTGAAGGGATCAGCCGAGGCCTGAGGGGATCAGCAGCTGAGCTTCGCGTCCGCCCAGTCCGCGTGGTCCGAGTCGATTCCGTCGCCGCCGTCGGTGACGACGAGTCGGACCACCTGGGCGCCGGTCACATCGGCCGTGACCGGCTGGGCCGGCATCGCGTTGGTGAGGACGCCGGTCGAGGCGACCTTCGTCCCGTCGGCCCAGACCTCGAAGGCGACGGTCCCCTTGGCACCCTTCTCGTCGTCGACGCCGACGTCCGCGGTGACCGTCTCGCACGCCGTGCCGGTGTAGTACTCGACGGCGCTCTCGGCGTGCACGCCGAGCCCCTTTGCGTAGACGACTCCGCCGAGAGTGATCGGATGACCGTCGCCCGCGGCGCTCTCACCGTTGCTGGTGTCGCGCTCAACCGGCCCCCAGCCGTTGGTTGTTGACAGCCACGGCAGGTCTCCGAGGGAGGAGACCCCCGAGGGTGGCGCCACGACCACGGAGGCCTTCAGGGGCAGCACGCTCTCGGCGCGTACACCGGTCGGCGAGCGGTAACTCGCCTTCAGCGTCAGGTCGTACGATCCCGTGGCCGTGCCCTCGGGCGCGGTGACCTGCCATCCCGTACGCAGCGCACGGCCCGTCGGCACCACGCCCGCGGTGGTCGGTGAGGTCGCGCCGACCGTCCAGCCCTCGGGCCCGCTGAGCGTCACGGAGACGTGCTGGGCGGGCGTACGGCCGAGGTCGGTGACCGTGGACTCCAGGGAGGCGGTCTTCCCCGCCTCGACCAACGGGCTGCCGTTCAGGCCGAGTTCGACGGCGGGCGGGTTCTTGGCCCACTGGGCGTCGACCGAGACACGCACCAGTACGGTCCCGTGCGCGGGGACGGTCGCCGAGATCGTGCCCGCGGTGTTGTAGCTCTTGTGCTGCCACAGATCGCGCAGCGTGTAGGCGGACGCCTCGGGCAGGCCCACCGCCTGTGCGGTGGTGGCGATCCGCTGTGCGCTGCCCGTCTCGTTGAACAGGGCCACCGCCCGACTGCCGTCCTGCATCTCCTTGGCGACGACCCAGCGTCCGCCCTCGGAGGAGAGCACCGTGCCCTGCTTGCCGAGCGGGTCCTGGTCGACCGCGATGACCTCCTTGTTGTCGAGGATGTCGAAGGTCGCCGCGGATGCCTTGCGCAGGTCCGAGCCGATGAGCAGCGGTGCCGCCATGACCGACCACATCGAGAAGTGCGAGCGGTACTCGGTGTCGGTCATGCCGCCGTTGCCGACCTCCAGCATGTCCGGGTCGTTCCAGTGCCCGGGGCCGGCGTACGGGGCGAGTGGCAGGTTCTGCTTGAGGATCGACAGCATCGAGCCCCAACTGTCGCTGATGTCCCCGGTGGTACGCCACAGATGTCCGACGTCCGATGCCCATTCCCAGGGTTTGTTCTGGCCCCACTCGCAGATGCTGTAGACGATGGGCCGCCCGGTCGCTTTGAGGGCGTCACGCATGGTGGTGTAGCGCAACTTGGCGTCCACGCCTTGGTTGTTGCAGTTGTCGTACTTGAGGTAGTCGACGCCCCAGTCGGCGAACTGCTGGGCGTCGCTGTACTCATGGCCGAGCGCGCCGGGGAATCCCGCGCTGTTGCACGTCTTCGTGCCCGCGCTGGTGTAGATGCCGAGCTTGAGCCCCTTGGCGTGCACATAGTCGGCAACCGCCTTGATTCCGCCCGGGAATCGCACGGGGTCGGGCACCAGCTTGCCGGACGCGTCCCGGGACGGCAGTGCCCAGCAGTCGTCCAGATTGACGTACTGGTACCCGGCGTCCTTGAGCCCTTTGTCGACGAAGAGGTCCGCGATCCCCTTGACCATGTCCTCGTTGAACTCGGCGCGGCAGTGAGTGGAGTTCCAGTTGTTGAAACCCATGGGCGGGGTGAGGGCGAGGCCGTCCGCCAGGGTGGGGGAGACCGGGTCCTCGACGGGGGCCGCGAACGCGGGTGCGGCGGCGAAGGCGGGCGCCATGAGCCCGGTCGTGCACAACAGTCCTGCGGCGAGTGCTCCGACCACTCTTCGGCGGGTTGTGCGGGTGTGAAGGTGACGCATCGTTACGTTCCTCCGAACTCGCGAAAGATTGGATGTCTACATGTCCGCGACAATGGTGCGCGTTTACGGTAGGACCTGTCCGACTCTGGTGGAAGAGAAGTGGTAACGGTTGTTCGATATCTCGTCAGAACCCTTGACGGTGCCGCCACATGGGAGTGAGATCCAAGCCTCGCGTTCGGTTGTGTTGGGTGGCACCCCGAGGAGGGGGACATGGCACAGTCATCGTTGAAGGGACTTGTCGTACCCGGAGGTACGACAGGACATCGGATGTCCCGGCGAAATCTCTTGCGTGGTGCGGCCGTCGGAGCCGGTGCGGTCACGCTCCCCGCCCTGCTGTCCGCGTGCGGCGACGGACCCGGGGGAAACAAGAACGAAGTGACCGTGGGGTCCAACGCCTCGGACCCGGTGCCCAAGAAGGCGTACGCGGCGGCCTTCACGGCGTACGAGAAGAAGTCCGGCAAGAAGGTCAAGGTCAACACCAAGGATCACAACGACTTCCAGGAGAACATCAACCGCTATCTCCAGGGCACACCCGACGACGTCTTCATGTGGTTCGCCGGATACCGCATGCAGTACTTCGCGGAGAAGGGGCTCCTGCACGAGATCAGTGATGTGTGGGGCGGCTTCAGCGGATTCTCGGACGCGCTCAAGGAGCAGTCGACGCACGCGGGGAAGCAGTACTTCGTGCCCTATTACTACTACCCGTGGGCCGTCTTCCACCGGAAGAGCCTCTTCCAGAGCAAGGGTTACCAACAGCCCAAGACGTGGGACGAGTTCATCGCACTCGCCAAGAAGATGTCGAAGGACGGCGTACCGGTCGCCTTCTGCGACAAGGACGGCTGGCCCGCGATGGGCACCTTCGACTACATCGACATGCGCCTGAACGGATATGACTTCCACAAGTCCCTGATGGCCGGCAAGGAGTCGTGGACCGACACCAAGGTCAAGAACGTCTTCGACACCTGGCGCGAACTCATGCCGTACTACCAGAAGGGCGCCCTCGGCCGAACCTGGGAGGAGGCCGGGCAGAGCCTCCAGCAGCGCAAGACCGGCATGGCGGTCTTCGGAATGCCGCACCCCGGAACCCAGTTCCCGGAGAGCGAACGCGACGACATCGACTTCTTCGCCTTCCCCGAGATCGACCCGCAGTACGCGCAGGACGCCGTGGAGGCGCCCATCGACGGCTTCCTCGTCGCCAGGAAGTCGAAGAACCTCGACGGCGCCAAAGCCCTGCTGAAGTGGCTGGGCACGCCCAAGGCGGAGGACACCTACCTCGCCCTCGACCCCAACAACGTGGCCGTCAACGACGGCGCCGACACCTCCAAGTACAGCGCCCTGCAGAAGAAATCGGCCCAGCTCGTCTCCGGCGCGAAGCAGATCTCACAGTTCATGGACCGCGACACCCGGCCCGACTTCGCCTCGACCGTGATGATCAAGGCGATCCAGGACTTCATCGGCAACCCGAAGGACGTCGACGGTCTCTGCAACAGCATCGAACGACAGAAGAAGACCATCTTCTCGTCGCCCGTCGGCTGAACCTGGGGGAAGACGTTCCGTGGCGCTCAACATCCCACGGCGCGCCGGACGACGGCGGATGCGGCGGTTCACCCGCCGCGACGTCGTCGTCCTCGGCGTGCTCCTCGGCATACCGATCCTGCTGGACATCGTCATCATCTGGGGCCCGACCCTCGCCTCCATCGGACTCTCCTTCACCTCCTGGGACGGCGTCGGCGACATCCACT containing:
- a CDS encoding ABC transporter substrate-binding protein codes for the protein MSRRNLLRGAAVGAGAVTLPALLSACGDGPGGNKNEVTVGSNASDPVPKKAYAAAFTAYEKKSGKKVKVNTKDHNDFQENINRYLQGTPDDVFMWFAGYRMQYFAEKGLLHEISDVWGGFSGFSDALKEQSTHAGKQYFVPYYYYPWAVFHRKSLFQSKGYQQPKTWDEFIALAKKMSKDGVPVAFCDKDGWPAMGTFDYIDMRLNGYDFHKSLMAGKESWTDTKVKNVFDTWRELMPYYQKGALGRTWEEAGQSLQQRKTGMAVFGMPHPGTQFPESERDDIDFFAFPEIDPQYAQDAVEAPIDGFLVARKSKNLDGAKALLKWLGTPKAEDTYLALDPNNVAVNDGADTSKYSALQKKSAQLVSGAKQISQFMDRDTRPDFASTVMIKAIQDFIGNPKDVDGLCNSIERQKKTIFSSPVG
- a CDS encoding NPCBM/NEW2 domain-containing protein; this encodes MRHLHTRTTRRRVVGALAAGLLCTTGLMAPAFAAAPAFAAPVEDPVSPTLADGLALTPPMGFNNWNSTHCRAEFNEDMVKGIADLFVDKGLKDAGYQYVNLDDCWALPSRDASGKLVPDPVRFPGGIKAVADYVHAKGLKLGIYTSAGTKTCNSAGFPGALGHEYSDAQQFADWGVDYLKYDNCNNQGVDAKLRYTTMRDALKATGRPIVYSICEWGQNKPWEWASDVGHLWRTTGDISDSWGSMLSILKQNLPLAPYAGPGHWNDPDMLEVGNGGMTDTEYRSHFSMWSVMAAPLLIGSDLRKASAATFDILDNKEVIAVDQDPLGKQGTVLSSEGGRWVVAKEMQDGSRAVALFNETGSAQRIATTAQAVGLPEASAYTLRDLWQHKSYNTAGTISATVPAHGTVLVRVSVDAQWAKNPPAVELGLNGSPLVEAGKTASLESTVTDLGRTPAQHVSVTLSGPEGWTVGATSPTTAGVVPTGRALRTGWQVTAPEGTATGSYDLTLKASYRSPTGVRAESVLPLKASVVVAPPSGVSSLGDLPWLSTTNGWGPVERDTSNGESAAGDGHPITLGGVVYAKGLGVHAESAVEYYTGTACETVTADVGVDDEKGAKGTVAFEVWADGTKVASTGVLTNAMPAQPVTADVTGAQVVRLVVTDGGDGIDSDHADWADAKLSC
- a CDS encoding ROK family protein; this encodes MHTDLVAALDIGGTKIAGALVDGHGRILLRAQRATPAQEDGDTVMRAVEDVIGELTGSPLWSSARAVGIGSAGPVDASAGTVSPVNVPGWRDYPLVERVRKATAGLPVELIGDGVAITAAEHWQGAARGHDNALCMVVSTGVGGGLVLNGQLHPGPTGNAGHIGHISVELNGDLCPCGSRGCVERIASGPNIARRALEGGWQPGPDGDTSAAAVAEAARAGDPVAVASFERAAQALAAGIAAAATLVEIDIAVIGGGVGKAGDILFTPLRKALADYATLSFVRRLTVAPALMGTDAGLVGAAAAALSRNPSATGAGAGAGV